A window from Candidatus Neomarinimicrobiota bacterium encodes these proteins:
- the ftsY gene encoding signal recognition particle-docking protein FtsY codes for MVGSPFVKLLESLTRSRKSILEILGRIDLKGLSRQTMEELEPLLLSSDMGVKTTQEILEWMRERGNKSGLREDLRNHLESILVKQNASDDLENSVPTAVLVVGVNGTGKTTTVAKLAHRLRRKGRNVLLIAADTYRAAAVEQLKGWSAIAGVDLIWNDASRDPSSVIFDGMKAAESRGREIAIIDTAGRLHTSGNLMREVEKMYRVVSTKFPRFRLVNYITLDANLGQNSLSQASVFNEHIPLSGIILTKMDGTAKGGIIFRISRELNIPVTFLGVGETLDDLIRFVPSEYVSSLLGQEA; via the coding sequence GTGGTAGGTTCTCCGTTTGTCAAACTTCTTGAGTCCCTGACCAGATCCAGGAAATCGATATTGGAAATCCTGGGTAGGATCGATCTGAAAGGACTGTCACGGCAAACGATGGAGGAGCTTGAACCCCTACTTCTCTCTTCAGATATGGGGGTAAAGACGACCCAGGAGATACTGGAATGGATGAGGGAACGGGGAAATAAGAGCGGTTTGAGAGAAGACCTCCGGAACCATCTTGAATCGATTCTGGTGAAACAGAACGCATCAGATGATCTCGAAAACAGTGTGCCGACAGCCGTTTTAGTTGTTGGAGTGAATGGGACTGGAAAAACAACCACGGTGGCCAAGTTGGCTCATCGACTACGGAGAAAAGGACGCAACGTTCTCCTTATTGCGGCCGACACATATCGAGCCGCCGCTGTGGAACAGTTGAAAGGGTGGTCCGCCATAGCAGGAGTGGATCTGATCTGGAACGACGCTTCAAGGGATCCTTCCTCTGTCATATTTGACGGGATGAAGGCTGCTGAATCGCGGGGACGCGAGATTGCCATCATCGATACGGCGGGGCGACTGCATACATCCGGGAATCTCATGAGAGAAGTAGAAAAAATGTACCGTGTTGTTTCCACGAAATTCCCACGGTTCCGCCTTGTCAACTATATCACTCTTGACGCAAATCTGGGTCAGAATTCACTGTCTCAGGCGTCAGTATTCAATGAGCACATTCCCTTGAGCGGGATCATCCTGACCAAAATGGACGGTACAGCGAAGGGAGGGATCATTTTTCGGATCAGCCGTGAGTTGAATATTCCTGTCACTTTTCTCGGAGTGGGAGAGACACTGGACGACCTGATCCGTTTCGTTCCCTCAGAATACGTCTCGTCTCTGCTGGGACAGGAGGCGTAA
- a CDS encoding CDP-alcohol phosphatidyltransferase family protein: protein MSLSIMRGNPDKPSITDPQRVITLSNGLSVLRAFLALPIVYFLSLDSTAPVVGLILLAIATDIFDGFFARRAHQITNVGKILDPTADAIALLSVVLFMTMDQTRQFPLWFMIVYMVRYLSISLSGVYIMNHYSVVLSSTLLGKLTVLISTAAVFLYVIRVEAVGFYLLLVATAIAIVSWIQYVLLHLSLLRQ, encoded by the coding sequence GTGAGTCTCTCCATCATGCGGGGAAATCCCGATAAGCCTTCTATTACAGACCCTCAAAGGGTTATCACCCTCTCCAATGGACTGAGTGTTCTCCGGGCGTTCCTGGCTCTTCCCATCGTCTACTTCCTCTCTCTGGATTCCACGGCCCCTGTCGTTGGTCTTATTCTCCTGGCCATTGCCACCGATATCTTCGATGGTTTTTTCGCTCGACGCGCGCACCAGATCACGAATGTGGGTAAGATCCTGGACCCCACTGCGGATGCCATTGCCCTACTCTCCGTCGTGCTGTTTATGACAATGGACCAGACGCGTCAATTCCCCTTATGGTTCATGATAGTCTATATGGTAAGATATTTGTCCATTTCCTTGAGCGGAGTGTACATCATGAACCACTATTCAGTTGTGCTGAGCTCCACCTTGCTTGGAAAGTTAACAGTGCTGATCTCGACCGCAGCCGTTTTCCTGTACGTGATTCGCGTGGAGGCCGTGGGATTCTATCTGTTACTTGTGGCAACGGCGATAGCGATCGTCAGCTGGATTCAGTATGTGTTGTTACATCTGTCCTTGCTAAGACAATAA
- a CDS encoding ATP-binding cassette domain-containing protein — protein MTEFSFTIRFPKFDTSSARIALRPGIHLIYGESGVGKSRLCREIFSVSDPAEMGTFLLERPTLMQNPMLVMQDPDDQIVSPTVLRELAFNMENEGWDSRHIGSEVRRIANTFDFPWGGDRHPNSLSGGEKELLNLATALSVRPDLLVIDDGLAFLSQRNKEKVAEILNAHCRNENAVVLWFTSDVRDLKNATSYWELRLDRLISGIVDSSPLNTDYSPPRGKLVMEIDRLSFRYDGAPSLFSDQTIRIGPFRSLAVLGENGCGKSTLGNLIAGMESPLRGHVTLSAGDGRRPQKGLLPQLPERLFGGRTFDEVLEELTQGGLFEPGKKKLFRHVLREFQISWEILRHKQIHREKISVVRVALVVLMLLANYDLVVLDEPTFSLGENQKAKLIEFIRGCMTRKHLVLISHSKRIARALCNEAVCIEDGVIKKMTLRSESLHHAGKSR, from the coding sequence GTGACTGAATTTTCATTTACCATTCGCTTTCCCAAGTTCGATACTTCTTCGGCAAGAATAGCCCTTCGTCCCGGCATTCATTTGATCTACGGAGAGAGCGGTGTGGGGAAATCCCGCCTTTGTCGCGAAATCTTTTCAGTATCCGATCCAGCAGAAATGGGAACATTCCTTCTCGAACGCCCAACTCTCATGCAAAACCCAATGCTGGTTATGCAGGATCCGGATGACCAGATTGTCTCTCCCACGGTCCTGCGAGAACTGGCGTTCAATATGGAAAACGAGGGGTGGGACTCACGGCACATAGGATCGGAAGTCCGGAGAATCGCGAACACATTCGATTTTCCATGGGGAGGAGATCGTCATCCAAATTCCCTGTCGGGTGGAGAGAAGGAGCTCTTGAACTTGGCAACGGCGCTGTCGGTCCGACCGGATTTGTTGGTCATAGACGACGGTCTCGCCTTCTTAAGTCAAAGAAACAAAGAAAAGGTCGCGGAGATTCTTAACGCGCATTGCAGAAATGAGAATGCTGTCGTGCTCTGGTTTACTTCTGACGTGCGGGACCTGAAGAACGCCACCAGTTACTGGGAGCTACGCCTCGATAGGCTGATTTCCGGAATAGTGGACTCTTCACCCCTCAACACTGATTACTCACCGCCCAGGGGGAAACTCGTTATGGAAATCGACAGACTCTCATTCCGCTACGATGGCGCACCGTCTCTCTTTTCAGATCAGACGATCAGGATCGGTCCATTCAGATCGCTGGCGGTATTGGGTGAAAACGGGTGCGGCAAATCCACGTTGGGTAATCTAATCGCAGGCATGGAGAGCCCACTGCGTGGGCATGTCACGCTTTCCGCAGGTGACGGCCGGCGGCCCCAAAAGGGATTACTGCCCCAGCTGCCTGAGCGTCTTTTCGGCGGCAGGACTTTTGACGAGGTGCTTGAGGAGTTAACTCAAGGCGGTCTATTTGAGCCAGGAAAAAAGAAACTGTTTCGGCATGTGCTTCGGGAGTTTCAGATCTCCTGGGAAATTCTGAGACACAAGCAGATTCATCGGGAGAAGATTTCTGTCGTTCGGGTCGCTCTCGTAGTACTAATGCTTCTGGCGAATTACGATCTTGTTGTTCTTGACGAGCCGACGTTTTCACTGGGAGAGAATCAGAAAGCGAAACTCATCGAATTCATACGCGGGTGCATGACCAGGAAGCACCTTGTCTTGATCAGTCATTCCAAACGGATTGCCCGAGCGCTTTGCAACGAAGCTGTGTGCATCGAAGATGGTGTGATTAAGAAAATGACACTGAGGAGTGAGTCTCTCCATCATGCGGGGAAATCCCGATAA